One part of the Sorangiineae bacterium MSr11954 genome encodes these proteins:
- a CDS encoding helix-turn-helix domain-containing protein translates to MAEAHPLELRARVVEAYEAGDGSYAVIAARFRIGEASVKRWVRRGRRGVPLGADPKRGGTPSPIGQGDVDALVAKLRDATANEITAEFNRLRPRGARVHVSSMKRALHRYGYVIKKNADGRWSVSDPTS, encoded by the coding sequence ATGGCGGAAGCGCACCCTCTTGAATTGAGAGCCAGGGTCGTCGAGGCGTACGAAGCTGGCGACGGAAGCTATGCGGTAATTGCCGCTCGATTTCGTATCGGTGAGGCGAGCGTCAAGCGGTGGGTTCGTCGAGGGCGTCGTGGCGTGCCGCTCGGCGCCGACCCGAAGCGAGGCGGAACGCCGTCCCCGATCGGCCAGGGCGACGTTGATGCGCTTGTTGCGAAGCTGCGCGATGCGACCGCTAACGAGATTACGGCGGAGTTCAATCGGCTTCGCCCGCGGGGCGCGCGAGTTCATGTGTCCAGCATGAAGCGCGCGCTGCATCGGTATGGGTACGTCATCAAAAAAAACGCCGACGGCCGTTGGAGTGTCAGCGACCCGACGTCATAG
- a CDS encoding transposase, which produces MEKLVFLDESGLNLAMSRSHAWVKRGREFIDRIPMNWGTNLTLLGAMRLSGWVVLSTMFKTANRPRFLAWLKRKLLPRLYPGDVLVMDNLPAHRDPRVVAACKARGVRVVYLPPYSPDLNPIESGWALQKQYVRRHAPRHPKALRLIARRARFRVTETHASNWFVHAGYRAPLR; this is translated from the coding sequence GTGGAAAAGCTGGTTTTTCTCGACGAATCGGGCCTAAACCTGGCCATGAGTCGGAGCCACGCCTGGGTGAAGCGAGGTCGCGAATTCATCGATCGCATTCCTATGAACTGGGGCACGAACCTCACACTTCTTGGGGCGATGCGCCTATCGGGATGGGTCGTCCTCAGCACGATGTTCAAAACGGCCAACCGTCCCCGCTTCCTGGCTTGGCTGAAACGCAAGCTGCTCCCTCGACTGTACCCCGGAGACGTCCTGGTGATGGACAACCTCCCCGCCCACCGCGACCCGCGTGTCGTAGCCGCCTGCAAGGCGCGCGGCGTTCGTGTCGTCTACTTGCCCCCATACTCGCCCGACCTCAATCCAATTGAATCCGGCTGGGCCCTCCAAAAGCAATACGTGCGACGCCACGCTCCCCGCCACCCCAAAGCGCTTCGGCTCATCGCCAGACGAGCGCGCTTTCGAGTCACCGAGACGCACGCGAGCAACTGGTTCGTTCACGCCGGTTATCGGGCTCCACTCAGGTGA
- a CDS encoding serine/threonine-protein kinase produces the protein MSTVTPVTVAQRDDLIADTATNTAAGAPKVGSRIREHIRLDRLLERGEGWMLYLADDEACAHLILVVIATSTAALEACLSGRGTGTVLNRSTLGLLHIAEVMLEEAHYLRFCERLLEPQHAASKELTLESPSSPNEARLAVGSTFAERYRIDGVLGRGGMGEVYRAYDSVFQRTVALKVVLDHASENTPEQRDDAQRRLLNEARLVSVLKHPHIVEIFDAGESAGLPYLVLELCDGGNLRKAMQGDAGQTERLQWLTEIAEALAHAHDRGIVHRDVKPENVLLTHERRAKVTDFGIAKALKREGHESNTLFSIVGTPRYMAPEQLSGKAIDARADQYAWGLVAHELLTKSHPRLREVNALRVDHGATVTPTVPPHLRRVLTRAMAPEPEARYANFHALFLDLQPARRWRGWPVVLGAIAALAVAGVTVGRSIVRPQAPAQATSATPPIATFDTEKVDAETVNRCAPSARPHLAAGLQLWRDASEWEALPKLEEATTLDAECASASLYYIIAASYTFPKRRDHFRHAREHRARLTERERRILDVLEPWVADPPDFAEVHRRAAANSAQMPRDPDFRTLHARALARMGRLDEALTVLDASAALQLNPVAGHEYEAARILIRKRDIVAALDRFDRCLNVSPDSGDCLRWKGLFLASRGDCTKAEAAFRRLISVKSDSQFAHYALANVLLVSTHDATVARNAYEQRWRHLSAKDFLSTPAPDVSRLTPEIT, from the coding sequence GTGAGCACGGTCACCCCCGTGACGGTGGCGCAGAGGGACGACCTCATCGCCGATACGGCAACGAATACGGCAGCGGGCGCACCGAAAGTTGGAAGTCGCATCCGTGAACACATTCGACTGGATCGACTCCTTGAGCGCGGTGAGGGTTGGATGCTCTATCTCGCCGACGATGAGGCGTGCGCCCACCTCATTCTTGTAGTCATCGCCACATCTACGGCCGCCCTTGAAGCATGCTTGTCCGGTCGGGGAACAGGAACCGTTCTGAATCGGTCGACATTGGGGCTGCTGCACATCGCCGAAGTCATGCTTGAGGAAGCTCACTATCTCCGCTTTTGTGAGCGCCTCCTCGAGCCGCAGCATGCCGCGAGCAAAGAGCTGACGCTCGAATCTCCAAGTTCACCAAACGAAGCGCGCCTCGCGGTGGGTAGTACCTTCGCCGAGCGGTACCGCATCGACGGCGTGCTCGGTCGTGGCGGCATGGGCGAGGTGTATCGCGCATACGACAGCGTTTTTCAACGCACGGTCGCGCTCAAGGTCGTTCTGGACCACGCCTCCGAGAACACACCCGAGCAGCGCGATGACGCGCAACGACGGTTACTGAACGAAGCTCGTCTGGTGTCCGTGTTGAAGCATCCCCACATCGTCGAGATCTTCGACGCGGGCGAGAGCGCGGGGCTGCCGTACTTGGTCCTCGAGCTGTGTGACGGGGGTAATCTTCGGAAGGCCATGCAAGGAGATGCGGGGCAGACCGAGCGTTTGCAATGGCTCACGGAGATCGCGGAGGCGCTCGCCCATGCGCACGACCGCGGAATCGTGCATCGCGACGTGAAACCGGAGAACGTTCTCCTTACTCACGAGCGAAGGGCAAAGGTCACCGATTTCGGCATCGCGAAAGCGTTGAAGCGCGAAGGTCACGAAAGCAACACGTTGTTCAGCATTGTCGGCACGCCACGCTACATGGCGCCGGAGCAGCTCTCGGGCAAAGCCATCGATGCACGCGCCGACCAATACGCCTGGGGGCTTGTCGCCCACGAGCTGCTCACGAAGTCCCACCCACGTTTGCGGGAGGTGAACGCGCTTCGCGTAGACCACGGTGCCACGGTGACGCCGACGGTACCGCCCCACCTGCGTCGCGTCCTGACGCGTGCAATGGCGCCAGAGCCAGAGGCTCGCTATGCCAATTTCCATGCGCTCTTTCTGGATTTGCAGCCTGCGCGGCGCTGGCGCGGGTGGCCTGTGGTCCTCGGAGCGATAGCAGCCCTCGCTGTAGCTGGTGTGACGGTGGGCCGGTCGATTGTCCGTCCCCAGGCCCCCGCCCAGGCAACTTCGGCGACCCCTCCGATCGCAACATTCGACACCGAGAAGGTCGATGCGGAAACGGTCAACCGTTGCGCCCCCTCGGCGCGTCCGCACCTCGCCGCGGGCCTTCAACTTTGGCGCGACGCTTCGGAATGGGAGGCACTTCCAAAACTCGAAGAAGCCACCACGCTGGATGCAGAATGCGCCTCCGCGAGTCTCTATTACATCATCGCCGCGAGCTACACCTTCCCGAAGCGGCGCGATCATTTCCGGCATGCACGCGAGCATCGTGCACGACTGACGGAGCGCGAGCGGCGGATCCTCGACGTCCTCGAGCCTTGGGTGGCCGATCCGCCCGATTTTGCGGAAGTCCATCGCCGGGCTGCCGCCAACTCCGCGCAGATGCCACGCGATCCCGATTTTCGCACGCTCCACGCTCGCGCGTTGGCTCGCATGGGGCGTTTGGATGAGGCTCTTACCGTTCTCGATGCGAGTGCGGCCCTCCAGCTCAATCCCGTGGCGGGCCACGAATACGAGGCGGCACGAATACTCATTCGAAAGCGCGATATCGTCGCGGCGCTCGATCGGTTCGACCGATGCCTCAACGTATCGCCGGACTCCGGGGATTGTCTCCGGTGGAAGGGACTGTTTCTCGCCTCGCGGGGGGACTGCACAAAAGCGGAGGCTGCCTTTCGCCGGCTCATCTCGGTCAAGTCGGACAGTCAGTTTGCGCACTACGCTCTCGCGAACGTGCTGCTCGTCTCGACGCACGATGCGACAGTTGCTCGGAACGCCTACGAACAACGTTGGCGCCACCTCTCGGCCAAGGACTTCCTCTCGACCCCGGCACCGGACGTCTCCCGCCTAACCCCAGAGATCACCTGA
- a CDS encoding aldo/keto reductase: MPMRQLGKTGVAVSIVGLGGFHIGVPEEKEGIRIVRTALDRGINFLDNCWDYNDGESELRMGKALRDGYRQKAFLMTKLDGRTKRAAAEQLDQSLRRLGTDRIDLVQIHEVIRDTDPARCFGEGGCVEALTEAKKAGKLRFIGFTGHKHPDIHLAMLRAADAHGFAFDAVQMPLNVMDAHFRSFERNVLPVLIDKGIGVLGMKSMGSGILLESKVVTAVECLHYAMNLPTSVVITGCDSMGVLEQAISAAIAFKPMDRASVEVLLAKTRDAAKDGVYEKFKTSEKFDGTVQHPKWLEGAQI, translated from the coding sequence TATTCGCATCGTGCGAACCGCGCTCGACCGCGGCATCAACTTTCTAGACAATTGCTGGGACTACAACGACGGCGAGAGCGAGCTACGCATGGGAAAGGCGCTCCGGGACGGCTACCGTCAAAAGGCCTTTTTGATGACGAAGCTCGATGGCCGTACCAAGCGCGCCGCCGCCGAGCAGCTCGATCAGTCGCTGCGCCGCCTCGGCACCGACCGGATCGATCTGGTGCAGATCCATGAGGTGATCCGCGACACCGATCCCGCGCGCTGCTTCGGCGAAGGCGGCTGCGTGGAGGCGCTCACCGAGGCCAAAAAGGCCGGCAAACTTCGCTTCATCGGGTTTACGGGGCACAAGCACCCCGACATTCATCTGGCCATGCTGCGCGCGGCCGACGCCCACGGCTTCGCGTTCGACGCCGTGCAGATGCCGCTCAATGTCATGGACGCTCATTTCCGCAGCTTCGAGCGCAATGTGCTGCCCGTGCTGATCGACAAAGGCATCGGGGTGCTGGGGATGAAGTCGATGGGCTCCGGGATTTTGCTCGAGAGCAAGGTGGTGACGGCCGTCGAGTGCCTGCACTACGCCATGAACCTGCCCACCTCGGTGGTGATCACCGGGTGCGATTCGATGGGCGTCTTGGAGCAGGCCATCTCGGCCGCCATCGCCTTCAAGCCGATGGATCGAGCCTCGGTCGAGGTGCTCCTCGCAAAGACGCGCGACGCCGCCAAAGACGGCGTCTACGAGAAGTTCAAGACCAGCGAGAAGTTCGACGGCACCGTGCAGCACCCGAAGTGGCTCGAGGGCGCTCAGATTTAG
- the istB gene encoding IS21-like element helper ATPase IstB has translation MSTDDVLLAAVRAHTRVLKLPTVARECETLGRQSLAEGWSPLQYLRALLDAELAVRAEHAIGRRMRAARLPVHKTMSQFDWRRPHGLERARVEDLARGAWIPTARNIVILGPVGTGKTHLAIALAIEAIKRGHHVLFYRASDLVRALTEARDARALSRLQERLRRVSLLVVDELGFVPFEKAGGELLFDVLSTRHERCATVITSNLAFSEWNRVFVDDKLTAALLDRLAQHAEVLVTRGPGDRVPAAATKKTDSRSDESKPKATQEVPALTR, from the coding sequence ATGAGCACCGACGACGTGCTCTTGGCCGCCGTACGCGCCCATACGCGCGTACTCAAGCTGCCGACCGTCGCACGAGAGTGCGAAACGCTGGGACGTCAATCGCTGGCCGAAGGCTGGTCACCGTTGCAGTACTTGCGGGCGTTGCTCGACGCCGAGCTCGCAGTCCGCGCCGAGCACGCGATTGGGCGCCGCATGCGAGCGGCTCGTCTGCCCGTGCACAAAACGATGTCGCAATTCGATTGGCGGAGGCCACACGGTCTCGAACGCGCCCGCGTCGAAGACTTGGCTCGTGGTGCCTGGATTCCGACGGCGCGCAACATCGTGATCTTGGGCCCCGTGGGCACCGGAAAAACGCACTTGGCCATCGCGCTCGCCATCGAGGCCATCAAGCGCGGCCACCACGTGCTCTTTTACCGCGCCTCCGACTTGGTCCGGGCACTGACCGAGGCCCGGGATGCACGCGCTCTTTCTCGCCTGCAAGAGCGACTGCGAAGGGTTTCACTCTTGGTGGTGGACGAACTTGGCTTTGTACCGTTTGAAAAAGCCGGCGGAGAGCTGCTCTTCGACGTCTTGTCCACCCGGCACGAACGGTGCGCAACGGTGATCACATCGAATCTGGCTTTTAGTGAATGGAACCGGGTCTTCGTCGACGACAAGCTGACGGCCGCACTCCTGGACCGTCTGGCCCAGCATGCGGAGGTCCTCGTCACTCGCGGTCCGGGAGACCGTGTCCCGGCCGCGGCCACCAAAAAGACAGATTCAAGATCTGACGAGAGCAAACCCAAAGCGACCCAGGAGGTGCCGGCGCTCACGCGGTGA
- a CDS encoding RtcB family protein, translating into MCRITATTSIGTIPGRRLPALRSAGWVNFWWPSWVNLTWPRTHRKGATPAFGPSGADHHGKPVIIPGSMGAASYLLAGMGREDALASACHGAGRALSRAKATHVPKEVFAGAVAKLRVVGPIDPRAPQLARRRDILDKYEKRVMEEAPYAYKPVEPVIDSVEHANIARKVARLMPLCTVKG; encoded by the coding sequence TTGTGTCGAATCACTGCCACCACGTCCATCGGCACCATCCCCGGACGACGACTCCCCGCGCTTCGCTCCGCCGGGTGGGTCAATTTCTGGTGGCCGTCGTGGGTCAATTTAACGTGGCCGCGTACACACCGCAAAGGCGCCACGCCTGCATTCGGGCCCTCGGGCGCCGATCATCACGGAAAGCCGGTGATCATCCCGGGCTCGATGGGCGCGGCGAGCTACCTGCTCGCCGGCATGGGCCGCGAAGACGCGCTCGCGAGCGCCTGCCACGGCGCCGGCCGTGCGCTCTCCCGCGCCAAGGCCACCCACGTTCCCAAGGAGGTTTTCGCCGGCGCGGTTGCAAAGCTGCGCGTGGTCGGTCCCATCGATCCCCGTGCGCCGCAGCTCGCGCGCCGTCGCGATATCCTCGACAAGTACGAAAAGCGGGTCATGGAGGAGGCTCCGTATGCGTACAAGCCCGTGGAGCCGGTCATCGATTCCGTCGAACACGCGAACATCGCGCGAAAGGTGGCGCGCCTGATGCCCCTTTGCACCGTAAAGGGGTAG
- the istA gene encoding IS21 family transposase codes for MIRHKVASEGVPIREVARELGLSRNTIRRYVRANKIPVPRPEKQVRPSPVRDEVATAAAAIWRARRSFTAGKQRLTAKRLWELLRENGHTASERTVRRLVAEFRSGEREVTVPLVYTPGELAQVDFFEVWVEPSGIRQKAWMFVMRLMHSGRDFAMLCAQQDATWFLAAHVAAFTYFAGVVAAVAYDNLSAAVAKILVGAPRLLRPRFAALCAHYAFEPRFCRPGEGHDKGGVERRGGHVRRQHLVPIPRGESLAAMTTALQARLDAQHSRNPMYVEAWARERSALRPLPAPFDGRQVRTVQLRHHASYLVAGARCPVGGAVRWSTYS; via the coding sequence GTGATTCGACACAAGGTGGCGAGCGAAGGGGTTCCGATTCGAGAAGTGGCGCGGGAGCTCGGATTGTCGCGAAACACGATTCGGCGATACGTGAGGGCCAACAAGATTCCGGTTCCAAGGCCAGAAAAACAGGTCCGACCAAGCCCGGTGCGCGACGAGGTGGCCACGGCGGCCGCGGCTATCTGGCGAGCGCGCCGATCCTTTACGGCGGGCAAACAGCGGCTGACGGCCAAGCGGCTGTGGGAGCTATTGCGTGAAAACGGGCACACGGCGAGCGAGCGCACCGTGCGGCGATTGGTGGCCGAATTTCGTAGCGGTGAGCGTGAGGTGACTGTTCCTCTGGTGTACACGCCCGGCGAGCTCGCACAGGTGGATTTTTTCGAAGTGTGGGTCGAGCCCTCGGGGATTCGCCAGAAGGCGTGGATGTTCGTGATGCGCTTGATGCACTCAGGGCGCGACTTCGCCATGCTCTGCGCGCAACAAGACGCCACTTGGTTCTTAGCGGCTCACGTTGCGGCGTTTACCTACTTCGCGGGGGTGGTGGCCGCCGTGGCCTATGACAACTTGAGCGCGGCCGTGGCCAAGATCCTCGTCGGGGCGCCACGGCTGCTTCGGCCCCGATTTGCCGCGCTTTGCGCCCACTACGCCTTCGAGCCACGTTTTTGCCGCCCCGGCGAAGGCCACGACAAGGGAGGAGTCGAGCGCCGCGGAGGACACGTACGTCGCCAGCATTTGGTGCCCATTCCGCGCGGTGAATCACTTGCCGCCATGACCACGGCTTTGCAAGCACGCCTCGATGCTCAGCATTCGCGCAATCCGATGTACGTCGAGGCCTGGGCCCGCGAGCGCAGCGCGCTGCGGCCTCTCCCAGCGCCTTTTGACGGCCGCCAGGTGCGCACCGTGCAGCTTCGCCACCACGCCAGCTACCTCGTCGCGGGCGCTCGGTGCCCAGTCGGTGGTGCGGTCAGATGGTCGACCTATTCCTAG
- a CDS encoding IS701 family transposase, with product MSSTGWEQRFDRFLEPFLAAWRTKKRRYWAPLYLRGLLLPGERKSIEPLAERVAPGHEQELRHFVSESAWDAAAVEEVLWEKADALLGADDAFLIIDDTALPKKGSESVGVAHQYCGALGKQANCQCLVSVTLANDIVPLPLSLQLYVPMDWAADPERRAKVGIPDNVVFREKWRIAIDEVRRLRKAGVRFGTVLADAGYGHCTEFREALSSEGLLWALGVQSTQQVYPANVKIKMPARIGNQKHPIPSHPVDAASEMIQALGDKGFKKVTWRTTTTGRPMSARFARCRVAIADGKRTGVGCRLPGTEAWLVCEERANGEKKYYLTNHPTDASLRKVVGAIKARWSCEEAQTQTVKSWSASRWSDEFSSWFVDRDIAA from the coding sequence GTGTCTTCGACAGGTTGGGAGCAGCGCTTCGATCGGTTCCTCGAGCCCTTTCTCGCGGCGTGGCGGACGAAGAAACGCAGGTATTGGGCACCGCTCTACCTGCGAGGGCTACTGCTGCCCGGCGAGCGGAAGAGTATCGAGCCGCTGGCAGAGCGAGTTGCGCCTGGTCACGAGCAGGAGTTGCGTCACTTCGTAAGCGAGTCTGCTTGGGACGCCGCGGCGGTCGAAGAAGTGCTGTGGGAGAAGGCGGATGCATTACTTGGTGCGGACGATGCGTTCTTGATCATCGACGACACCGCACTCCCAAAGAAGGGAAGCGAATCGGTTGGCGTCGCACATCAGTACTGCGGAGCGCTCGGAAAACAGGCGAACTGTCAGTGCTTGGTGTCCGTGACGTTGGCCAACGACATCGTTCCCCTTCCGCTGTCCTTGCAGCTCTACGTTCCGATGGATTGGGCTGCCGACCCGGAGCGACGCGCGAAAGTGGGCATCCCGGACAACGTCGTCTTTCGCGAGAAGTGGAGGATCGCGATCGACGAAGTGAGACGCCTTCGGAAAGCGGGCGTTCGGTTCGGGACGGTGCTGGCCGACGCCGGTTACGGCCACTGCACAGAGTTTCGCGAGGCGCTTTCGAGCGAAGGGCTGCTCTGGGCACTCGGAGTACAGTCGACTCAACAGGTCTATCCGGCCAACGTGAAAATCAAGATGCCAGCTCGCATCGGAAATCAGAAACATCCGATTCCGAGTCACCCCGTCGATGCCGCCTCGGAGATGATTCAGGCCCTCGGTGATAAAGGATTCAAGAAAGTCACCTGGCGAACAACGACGACAGGCAGACCGATGAGTGCCCGCTTCGCTCGTTGTCGCGTCGCCATCGCAGACGGCAAGCGAACCGGCGTCGGATGCCGTTTGCCCGGCACGGAGGCCTGGCTCGTCTGTGAAGAACGAGCGAACGGCGAAAAGAAGTACTACCTAACGAACCATCCAACCGACGCATCGCTTCGGAAAGTCGTGGGCGCGATCAAAGCGCGCTGGTCGTGCGAGGAAGCCCAGACGCAAACCGTAAAATCTTGGTCCGCTTCGCGCTGGAGCGACGAGTTTTCAAGCTGGTTCGTCGATCGCGACATCGCGGCGTAG
- a CDS encoding LysE family translocator, with amino-acid sequence MRHYLPGMPDASSYAAFIVAAFGLCVTPGPDMMFIVAMGGRGGPMTGLMAALGVAFGAFLHAMAAVLGLSALFTRLPALYEVLRWAGAAYLIYLAVKSFRDRGALDLGQGDDAVAGRAGPTRTRAFWQGAATNLLNPKVILFNVAFLPQFVNPGRGAVTMQFLILGVTLVLLGLAVDATVGLLSGRVASALRRSRRMARALNIFSGTVFTGLAARLLAAPK; translated from the coding sequence ATGCGCCACTATCTGCCCGGGATGCCCGACGCATCGTCCTATGCCGCTTTCATCGTTGCCGCCTTCGGCCTGTGCGTGACCCCGGGCCCGGACATGATGTTTATCGTGGCCATGGGCGGCCGCGGTGGGCCCATGACGGGCTTGATGGCCGCGCTCGGTGTAGCGTTTGGCGCGTTTTTGCATGCGATGGCTGCCGTGCTCGGGCTTTCGGCGCTGTTCACGAGGTTGCCAGCGCTCTACGAGGTGCTGCGTTGGGCGGGCGCGGCCTACCTCATTTACCTTGCGGTCAAATCATTTCGCGACCGTGGCGCGCTGGACCTGGGGCAAGGTGATGACGCGGTCGCGGGACGCGCGGGGCCGACCCGTACGCGGGCATTCTGGCAGGGGGCGGCCACCAACCTCCTCAACCCCAAGGTCATTTTGTTCAACGTCGCGTTTTTGCCGCAGTTCGTGAATCCCGGCCGCGGCGCCGTGACGATGCAGTTTCTCATCCTCGGGGTCACGCTCGTTCTTTTGGGCCTCGCGGTCGATGCGACGGTCGGCCTGCTCTCGGGGCGCGTGGCATCCGCGCTGCGCCGAAGCCGTCGTATGGCCCGGGCGCTCAACATCTTTAGCGGCACCGTCTTTACGGGACTGGCCGCGCGGCTGCTTGCCGCCCCGAAGTGA